A genomic segment from Pleurodeles waltl isolate 20211129_DDA chromosome 9, aPleWal1.hap1.20221129, whole genome shotgun sequence encodes:
- the LOC138259729 gene encoding uncharacterized protein, translating into MESPGNRMSNGQKCRRTIKFSAVKMKFLRSINLKELILELFSLLGVPTELEIGEYLDVSSFSMENVAQAEKLLQDMLCERKLPIGVECFRHYEWQLLKNWLNRRFKESGQRVQASVVQNGDTDTFEIELVGFKDCFTQTESEMLDFLQGKVLCDGSLTVGSRDLLRFKDLECVFPNSPFHVELKLWFDLKAPAILFRGPRVNVEQAKSLVDKLLYKEAVSAMSPRTKQGNELPFHLTGDTTLSLCKNDSRKLLPNVDVLISLVKEGRRCIEDTKEWKGFSAKNEFSMLGEAQRHAVQVLLQTQTSSVGRFQRVISLVALLKRSNTSERGVGDLVLVLREALGFALEFAEREQLSSVAICGQKIESDLLSKLDYINVVVDGLHRHCCLHPFTILKSIVFNSDDDEVMSMFFRKCLARWRLYGSAQRDVFPGSREGSNIQMEIATGAIEKEKEFLW; encoded by the coding sequence AAATGTCGAAGAACGATAAAGTTTTCTgctgtgaaaatgaagtttttgaGATCTATCAATCTAAAGGAGCTCATCTTGGAATTGTTCAGTCTTCTGGGAGTTCCAACAGAACTGGAAATTGGGGAGTATCTTGATGTTTCCTCTTTTTCTATGGAGAATGTTGCACAAGCTGAGAAGTTACTCCAGGATATGCTGTGTGAGAGGAAACTCCCCATTGGAGTGGAGTGTTTTAGGCATTATGAATGGCAGCTCCTAAAGAACTGGCTCAACCGCAGATTTAAAGAATCAGGACAGAGGGTGCAGGCTTCTGTTGTTCAGAATGGAGATACGGACACCTTTGAGATAGAGCTAGTGGGATTCAAGGATTGTTTTACCCAGACAGAGTCTGAAATGTTGGATTTCTTGCAAGGAAAGGTTCTGTGTGATGGGTCGCTCACTGTGGGTTCCCGAGACCTTTTGCGGTTTAAGGATTTGGAGTGTGTCTTCCCAAATTCCCCTTTTCATGTGGAACTGAAGTTATGGTTTGATTTGAAAGCACCAGCCATATTGTTTCGTGGGCCCAGAGTTAACGTGGAGCAAGCAAAGAGCCTTGTAGACAAACTCCTTTACAAGGAGGCAGTATCAGCAATGTCTCCAAGAACCAAGCAGGGAAATGAACTACCATTCCATCTGACTGGAGACACCACCCTCTCTCTTTGCAAGAATGACAGCAGGAAGCTTCTTCCAAATGTGGATGTCTTGATCTCTTTAGTTAAGGAAGGGAGGAGATGCATCGAAGACACAAAGGAGTGGAAAGGCTTCAGTGCTAAAAATGAGTTTTCCATGTTGGGTGAAGCTCAGAGACATGCAGTGCAAGTATTATTGCAAACCCAAACCTCTTCAGTAGGGAGATTTCAGAGGGTTATCAGCTTAGTGGCTCTGCTTAAGAGATCTAATACATCAGAGAGGGGTGTAGGTGATCTAGTACTAGTGCTGAGAGAGGCACTAGGATTTGCTCTGGAGTTTGCAGAGAGGGAACAGTTGTCCTCAGTGGCTATTTGTGGTCAGAAAATTGAGAGTGACCTGCTTTCTAAACTGGATTATATAAACGTTGTGGTTGATGGCCTTCATCGGCATTGCTGTTTACATCCTTTTACGATCCTGAAAAGCATTGTCTTTAACAGTGACGATGATGAAGTCATGTCAATGTTCTTTAGGAAGTGTCTGGCTCGGTGGAGATTATATGGGAGTGCACAGCGTGATGTATTCCCAGGAAGCAGAGAAGGAAGCAATATCCAGATGGAGATAGCCACTGGCGCAATAGAGAAGGAGAAG